Genomic window (Saccharothrix australiensis):
GCGGCACGGCCGGATCAGCGCGGCCGAGCTGTACCGGGAGCTGGTGGACTTCTGGCTGGTGCACGAGGCGCGCCGGCAGCGGCACCGGTTCGGGAGGCCGTCGCTGGACGACGCCGAACGGCTCGCAGCGTGCACGGCGCTCGCGCTGCGCCTGTGGGAGTCCACGGCGTCGACCGTGCGCACCGCCGACCTGGCGGACGCCGTCGTCACCACCCTGAACCGCCTCGCGGAGCGCGGTTACTCGATCGACCAGGCCGCGCACGCCGTCGGCTCGGGCACGCTGCTGGTCCGCACCGAGGACGGCGGGTTCGCGTTCGTCCACCAGTCGGTGATGGAGTGGCTGGTCGCCAAGGTGGCCGCGGACGACCTGCTCGCCGATCGCCCGGACACCACCGTCTTCCACCGGACGATGTCCCCGCTGATGGTGGACTTCTTCTGCGACCTGGCCGGCCACGACGCCGCCGTGCGGTGGGCGCGGTCCGTGCTGGCCGACCCCGGGGCCGGCGAGGTGCCCAAGCGGAACGCGACCGCCGTCGTGCAGCGGCTGGACGTCCACGCCCGCCTGGAACTCGCCGGCGTCGACCTGCGCGCCACCGACCTGTCGGCGCTCGACCTGCGCGGGGCGAACCTCAAGGGGGCCGACCTGAGCGGCCAGCGGCTGGTGGACAAGGACTTGACGGCCGCCGACCTCAGCGGCGCGGACCTGAGCCGTGTGCGGATGTTCGGCGGTGACCTCACCGACGCGGTCCTGACCGGCAGCACCTGGCGGGGCGCGGCGCTGCTCGGCGTCAGGGGGACCGACCGGCCGGAACTGGCGGACGCGGCGGTCAGCGGGCGCGACCCGGCTTCCGCGATGGTGGCACCGCTCGCGGAGGACGTGGCCGCCGTCGCCTTCTCCCCCGGCGGCGGGCTCGCCGCGCTCGCCCGCGTACACGGGGTCGAGCTGCGCGACTCCAGGAGCAACCGGCCCGTCCGGTTCTGGCGCAGGCACGCGCACCCGGTGGTGGAGGTCGCCTACTCGCCCGACGGCCGGCTGCTCGCGACCGTCGAGGAGGACGGAAGCGCCTTCGTTTGGGACGCGACGACCGATGAGCCGGTGGCCCGGCTCGTCGGCGCGGTACGGGGGCCGCTCACGTTCCTGGCGGACCGCGTCCACCTCGTCGGCCTGGACGGCGAGGGCCGCCTGACGTTCTGGGTCGCGCGCACCGGCGACGTCCGCGACGGTGTGGCAGGTGCGTTCGAGCGGCTGGCGGTGACCCCGGACGGGGTGTGGGCGGCCACCGCCACGGCCGACGGGGACATCCGGACCTGGGCGGTGAGCGGGGAGGTGGCGCAACGGACGACGGTGGGCGCGGCGGTGCGCCGGATCGCGATCAAACCGGGCGCGGAGGTCGTGGCCGTCGCCACCGAGGACGGCGCGGTGGAACTGGTCGAAACGGGGTGGGGGCTGTCCAACCTGCACCTGGAGGCCGAACCGGGTGTGGTCGACGACCTGGCGTACTCGCCGGACGGCACGCTGCTCGCCATCGCCCGGCGTGGCACGGATGTCGTGGTCCTGAACGCCACGACCGGCGCGGAGGTCGCGGCGCTGCCCACCCGCGTCGGCGCGTGCCGGGTGGCCTTCACGCCGGACAGCAGGCGGATCGCCGTCACCGTGGACGACGGCTCGTCCGTCGTCCACGAGATCGGCACGGAGAAGCGCTTCCCCCTGTCCACCGGGTGGCGCACCGCCGGGCCGGTGGCGTTCACGTCCAAGGGTTCCCTGATCACCTCGTACGACCACCACGTCCGGGTCTGGCACCTCGGGAGCGGGGTCGTCGCGGCGAAGACCCACGTCGACGCCGTCGACCGGGTGACGTTCGCGCCGAACGGGATGCGGGCGGCCACCACCACGGCGATGGGCATCGCGGTGGTCTGGCCGTTGCACGGGCTCCACGAGCCGATCCACCTCGACCACCCCTCGGTCCGCGCGGTGGCCTTCTCCCATGACGGCGAGCAGATCGTCACCTGGTCCTCCCGCGGCGTGCTCCGGACGTGGAACAGCCACACCGGCGACCCGTTGGGCATCTTTCGCGGTGGCGACATGCCGCCGGCGAGCGCATTGGCCCACGCGCCCTGGACCAGTGACACCGTGTCGGGGCACGAGGACGGCACGCTGCGGCTGTGGCGGCTGCCCGACGTGACCCCGATCGTGGCCCACGAGGCGGACGTCGAATGCCTCGCGTACGCGCCCGGCGGCGGCCACTTCGCCTCCGGGTCGACCGACGGCACGGTGAAGGTCTGGAAGTTCCACGGCGGACTCCGGGCCACCATGACGGTCGGGCGCACGATCTGGGGCGTGGCGTTCTCACCGGACGGCGACCGGGTCGCCGCCGCGTCCTCGGACGGGTTGGTGCGCGTCTGGGGCCTCGACGGCGACCCGCTGCTCACCCTCACCGGCCACACCGCGCGGGTGGTGGGCGTGGCGTTCTCCCGGAACGGCAGGCACATCGCCTCCACCTCCGACGACGGCACCGCGCGGATCTGGGACGCCGCCACTGGTGCCGAACTCGCGACGTTCGTGCACGGCGGCGAGGGTGAGGTGGTGCTGCTGCCGGACGGGTCGTACAAGAACGTGGGCGCCGGACCGGTGGACGAGGTGTTCTGGTCGGTCAAGCAGTGCCGGTTCCGACAGGGCGAGCTGGACCGCTACTACCCGGAGATCCGGGCGCTCGCGGCGGACGAGCCGTTGCCGGGCCTGAGCTGACCGGGCTTCGCGGCGAGGCGGTCGAGTTCGCGGTGCGCCTCCACCATTTCCACGACGGTGCGGAAGTGCTCGGCCAGCGGGGCCAGTTCGGGTTCCGGCAGCGGCGCGCCGGCGAATTCACCGGCGGGTGGGAGGATGGCCACGGTCAGCTGCCAGTCGGCGTAGGTGCCGGTGATCTTCCACGTTTGCTCCATGTGGAATACGGTCGCCCCTTGCGTCCGGGTCGTGCAATGCGCACCTTCGGGTGACACACCTTTCTTGCCCCGGTGGCAAGGCGGAACTCTCTGGGCCATGACGCGCAAGGGGGCATCCGTCCGGCAGCGGCGGGTTTCTACGGAATTGCGGGCGTTGCGCTTGGCCAGGGGCCTGAGCTGCGCCGAGGTGGCCACCGCGATCGGCTGCTCGGAGAGCAAGATCAGCCGCATGGAGACCGGGCACCGCGGGCTCTACGCGGACGAGGTGGCGGCGATACTGGGGTTCCTGCGAGCGCCCGCGAGGTTGCGGCAAGACCTGGTCGCGCTGGTGCGGGCCGGAGAGGACCGGAACTGGCACGCCATTCATGGCAAGTTGCCGGGGAATTGGAAGAACCTGATCGACTTCGAGGGCCAGGCAAGTGCTCTGTACAACTATGAGCCACTGGTGATTCCAGGGTTGGCCCAGACGGCGGACTACGCACGCACGGTGATCCGGGGTACCGATGGGTCATTGACCGATGGCGAACTCGATGCGCTGGTGGCCGTCCGGATGAGCAGGCAGATGATCCTGGGCAGAGCTGAAGTCCACTTGCTCATAGATGAGATGGTGCTGCGCCGCTGCTTCGGCGACCCACCGATGATGCGTGCCCAACTGCTGCACTTGGCCGCGATGGCGGATCGAAGGACGGTGACGGTCCAGGTCGTCCCCTTCGACACGATCGCCCACCCCGGTGTCGAAGGTTCGTTCCTCCGGTTGGACTTCGTCGATCAGCCGAGTTTGCTCTACGTGGAGAGCCGGAACACGAGCACTTTCCTCGAAGAGGAGGTCCACCTGGAAGGGGCTAGAGACGCCTGGCAGAAGCTGCTTACCTTGGCGTTGTCACCGGAGGAGTCGGTCGCCCTGATCGCCGGACTGGCCGGCAAGTCGACACCGAGCAAGGAGAACAGCCGATGACTTGGCGGAAGAGCACCTACAGCACGAGCCAGGCCAACTGCGTCGAGATCAGGCACCTCAACGGCACCGTCGCCGTCCGCGACTCCAAGAACCCCGACGGGCCGGTGCTCGTCTTCCCGACGATCGACTGGCGCAGGGTCGTCCGTTAGTCCGACTTGGTCGTCAAACGGGCGTCGCCCTCCTAAACTCACCCTGGTGAGTGACGAGTTGGTGCCGGACCCCAGTCGGATGCGCGCCTCGGACGCCGATCGCGAGAAGGTCGCGCGGCTGCTCCAGCAGGCGCACGGCGAAGGCCGACTGGACCTGCACGAACTGGACGAGCGGTTGGGCGCGGTGTACGCCGCGAAGACCTACGGCGAGTTGGCCCCGCTGACCGCCGACCTCGGGATGCCCACCGCCACGCTGCCGTCGCCCGTGGCGCAGCACCTGCCGAGCAACCGGATCGGCGGGGTCGCGGGCCCGACGACGTCCATCGCCTTCTGGTCGGGCGTCGACCGCAAGGGCGAGTGGGTGGTGCCCGCCACCCACTCCGTGGTCGCGATCATGGGCGGGGTGGCGCTCGACCTGTCCCGCGCGCGGTTCGTGGAGGCCGAGACGACGATCAACGTGTTCGCGCTCTGGGGCGGCGTGGAAATCCGCGTGCCCGAGGACGTGACGGTGCGGGTCGACGGCGCCGGGATCATGGGCGCGTTCGAGGACAACACGCACGACACGCCGACCGTGCCGGGCGGCCCGGTCGTGCGGATCACCGGCGTGGCCCTCATGGCGGGCGTCGAGGTGCGGCGGCCCAAGCGCAAGAAGCTCAAGGGCTCCAAGCACGGCGAAATCGAGGGCTGAACAACCCGCGCACACCCGTCCTGACCTGCGCGGACCCCTTCGCTTAGGCCGCGCCTCCCGGTCCGCCTAGACTCGGCGGCATGGCCTCCACACCGACTGCCGCACCGACTGCGCCGTCGCTGCCGCCGGCGCTCGCGGACGCGGTGCGCGACGACGCGTCGCTGCGCCGCTTCCTGCACGGACTGCCCGGTGTCGACCAGGTCGGGGTGGAGCAGCGCGCGGCCGGCCTGGCCACCCGCAGCATCAAGAAGGCCGCCAAGCTGTGGGCCATCGACACCGCGATCTCGATGGTGGACCTGACGACGCTGGAGGGCGCGGACACGGCGGGCAAGGTCCGGTCGCTGTCGGCCAAGGCCCGCCGGCCCGACCCGGAGCGCCCGGAGGTGCCGACGGTCGCGGCGGTGTGCGTCTACCCGGACATGGTGGCGACCGCGGTCGAGGAGCTGCGCGGCACGGGCATCGGCGTGGCGTCCGTGGCGACCGCGTTCCCGTCCGGGCGGTCGTCGTTGAAGGTGAAGCTGGAGGACACGGCGTTCGCGGTGGACGCGGGCGCGACCGAGATCGACATGGTGATCGACCGGGGCGCGTTCCTGTCCGGCCGGTACGGGCAGGTGTTCGACGAGATCGTGCAGGTCAAGCACGCCTGCGGCGACGCGCACCTGAAGGTCATCCTGGAGACCGGCGAACTCGCCACCTACGACAACGTGCGGCGCGCGTCCTGGCTGGCGCTGCTCGCGGGCGGCGACTTCATCAAGACGTCCACCGGCAAGGTGTCGCCCGCCGCGACGCTGCCGGTGACGCACGTGATGCTCCAGGCCGTGCGCGACTGGCACGCCCGGACCGGGCAGCGGCGCGGGGTGAAGCCCGCCGGCGGCATCCGCAGCACCAAGGACGCGATCAAGTACCTGGTGGCGGTGCACGAGGTGGCCGGCCCGGAGTGGCTGACGCCGGACCTGTTCCGGTTCGGCGCGTCGACGCTGCTCAACGACCTGCTCATGCAGCGGCGCACCCAGTTGGACGGCCACTACAGCGGCCCCGATTACGTGACGGTGGACTGACATGTGGGAATACGCGCCCGCGCCCGAGTCGCGCGATATCGCGAACCTGAAGCCGACCTACCGGATGTTCGTGGACGGCGAGTTCACCGAGGGCTCCGGCGAACCGCTGAAGACGGTCAACCCCGGCACGGAGGAGGTGCTGGCGGAGGTCTCCACCGCCGGGCCCGCCGACGTCGACCGGGCCGTGGCGGCGGCCCGCCGGGCCTACGACGGGGTGTGGGGCCGGATGCCCGGCGCGGAGCGCGCCAAGTACCTGTTCCGCATCGCCCGGCTGGTGCAGGAGCGCGCGCGTGAGCTGGCCGTGCTCGAATCGCTCGACAACGGCAAGCCCATCAAGGAATCGCGCGACGTCGACGTGCCGACGGCGGCGGCCCACTTCTTCTACCACGCGGGCTGGGCGGACAAGCTCGCCTACGCGGGCCACGGGCCGGACCCCCGGCCGCTGGGCGTCGCCGGCCAGGTGATCCCGTGGAACTTCCCGCTGCTGATGGCGGCGTGGAAGATCGCGCCCGCGCTGGCGTGCGGCAACACGGTCGTGCTCAAGCCCGCCGAGACGACGCCGCTGTCGGCGCTGGTGCTGGCGGAGATCATCCAGCAGGCCGACCTGCCGCCGGGCGTGGTGAACGTCCTGCCGGGCGCGGGTGACGTCGGCGCGGCCGTGGTGTCGCACCCCGGCGTGGACAAGGTGGCGTTCACCGGGTCCACCGAGGTCGGCAAGGTCATCCAGCGGCAACTGGCGGGCACCGGCCGGAAGCTCACCCTGGAGCTGGGCGGCAAGGCGGCGAACATCGTGTTCGACGACGCGCCCCTGGACCAGGCGGTCGAGGGCATCGTGAACGGCATCTTCTTCAACCAGGGCCACGTGTGCTGCGCCGGGTCGCGCCTGCTGGTGCAGGAGTCGGTGGCCGACGAGCTGCTGGAGAAGCTGCGGGTGCGGGTGTCGACGCTGCGCGTCGGCGACCCGCTGGACAAGAACACCGACGTGGGCGCGATCAACTCGCGCGAGCAGCTCGCGAAGATCCAGGAGCTGACCGCGTCCGGCGAGGCCGAGGGCGCGCAACGGTGGACGTCGTCGTGCCCGTTGCCGGACAAGGGCTTCTACTTCGCGCCGACGGTGTTCTCCAACGTGTCGCAGGCGATGCGGATCGCGCGCGAGGAGATCTTCGGCCCGGTGCTGTCGGTGCTGACGTTCCGCACGCCCGACGAGGCCGTGGCGAAGGCGAACAACACGCCGTACGGGCTGTCCGCGGGCATCTGGACCGAGAAGGGCTCCCGCATCCTGTGGGCGGCGCAGAAGATGCGCGCCGGCGTGGTGTGGGCGAACACGTTCAACCGATTCGACCCGACCGCGCCGTTCGGCGGGTACCAGGAGTCGGGATTCGGCCGCGAGGGCGGTCGCACGGGGCTGGAGGCGTACCTCGATGTCTGAGCAGTCCGAGCAGTCCGAGCAGGCGACCACCGGCCGGGCCGGGCACCGGGTCGCGGTGGCGAAGACCTACAAGCTCTACGTCGGCGGCGCGTTCCCGCGCTCCGAGTCCGGGCGGTCGTACCCGGTGACGGACGCGCGGGGCGCGTTCCTCGCCAACGCCGCGCAGGGCTCGCGCAAGGACGCGCGGGACGCCGTCGCGGCGGCGCGGAAGGCGTTCGCCGGGTGGTCCGGTGCGACGGCGTACAACCGGGGGCAGGTGCTCTACCGGGTGGCCGAGGTGCTGGAGGGCAGGCGCGACCAGTTCACCGCCGAGGTCGGCGCGGCCGAGGGCGTCGCGGTGGACGAGGCGCGGGCGCTGGTGGACGCGGCGATCGACCGGTGGGTCTGGTACGCCGGGTGGACGGACAAGGTCGCCACCGTGCTGGGCGCGTCGAACCCGGTCGCGGGGCCGTACTTCTCGTTCTCGGTGCCGGAGCCGACCGGGGTGGTCGCGGTGCTCGCGCCGCGGGAGTCGTCGCTGCTCGGGCTGGTCAGCGCGCTCGCGCCGGTGATCGCGACCGGCAACACCGCCGTGGTGGTGGCGTCGCAGGACCGGCCGCTGCCCGCGATCACGCTGTCGGAGGTGTTGGCGACGTCCGACGTGCCGGGCGGGGTGGTCAACGTGCTCACCGGCCGGACGGCGGAGATCGCGCCCTGGCTGGCGACGCACGCGGACGTCAACGCGCTGGACCTGACCGGCGCGCCGGAGTCCCTGCGCGCGGACCTGGAGCGGTCGGCGGCGGGCACCGTGAAGCGGGTGCTGCGGGCGCGGCCGGCGGAGGACTTCACGCGCGAGCCGGACCTGGCGCGGATGCGGGCGTTCCTGGAGTCGAAGACGGTCTGGCACCCGGTCGGGGTGTAGCCGCGGCCCGCGGACGGGGTGCCGGGTCAGCGGCTCCGGGTCGGGGGCTCCGGGTCGGGGGCTCCGGCTCGGAGGCTCCGGGTCAGGGGCTCCGGGTCAGGGGCTGCGGCGCTCCCGCGCGGGCGCGAGGTCGGGTGCGCCCAGGCACTTCGCGGCCTGGGCCGCGCCGGCCGCCAGCGCGGCGGGCACGTCCGCGCCGGCGAGGTGCGCCACCAGGAACCCGGCGAAGAACGCGTCGCCCGCCCCGTTGGTGTCCACGACCCGCTCGACCGGCGCGGCCGGGACGTGGTGCGACCCGCCGGGGACCACCGCCAGCGCGCCCCGTGCGCCGAGGGTCGCCACGGCCGTGCGCGTGCCGTCCGCGACCCGTGCGGCGAGGAACGCGCGCAGGTCGTCCTCGGGCATCCCGTCGTCGTTGAGGAACAGGTGGTCGGCCGCCCGGACGAAGTCCCGGTGGTACTCGGCCACGCCGTCGTAGTCGTGCACGTCGCACCACACCGGGACGCCGGCCCGCCGGGCGGCGGCGAGCAGCGGCCGGGCGTGCTCGGCCAGGTCGACCACGGCGGCGTCGGCGTCGGCGAGCGCGGCGAGGGCCCGGTCGTCGTGCCGCGGTCGCGCCAGGTCGGGCAGTTCGAGGTAGATCGACACCCGGCCGCCGTCCGGCGCCATGAGGTTGAGGTGCTGCTCGCTCGGGCCCGGCACGACCTCGGCGACCAGGTCCACCCCGGCGGCGGTCAGGGCGTCGGTGATCGCGCGCCCCGCCTCGTCGTCGCCGACGACCGTGCGCAGGGTGACGTCCGCGCCGAGGTGGGCGAGGTTGAGCGCCTTGCCCGCCGACGTGCCGCCCAGCGCGGTCCGGTGCCCGCGCGCGAACACCGTGCGCGGGGTCGGCTCGGGCAGGCGGTCCAGGTACACCAGGCGGTTCCACGACGCCGGCCCCGCGACGAACACCTTCGGCATGGGCACAGTGTGCGGCACCGGGGACCGCCCGGCCGGGTCGGCGGTGGCTCGCGCCGCCGACCCGGCCGGGGTTCCGGTCAGCCGCGCGCGGCCGGCGAACCGTCGAGGGAAATGGTGTACCAGCCGATCGGGCCGCAATCCGTCACCCACGGGCACCGTTCTTTCACCACGGCGAACCGGGCGTCGTCGGAGACCGTGGGGTGAATGACGAAAGCGGTCCCCTTGCGCGGTTCGGGGAGCTGGACCTCCACGCCGGTGGACTGGTCCTGGACATGGGCTTTGGATGCCGCGAAGTTCCGCTGGTCGCGGCTCAACCAGTAATAGCCGACCAAACTGCCGGCGCGGTCGACGGAATCCACACCCACGTCCAACGTCCGGCTGTCCTCCTCCCACGTCCGCAGCACCACCGGGGCGGCGCCCGGTCGGGTGGAGACCTTCTTGAGCTGGAACCGGTGTTCGACGGGCCGCACGACGTAGAACAGCCACTGGCCGTCGCCGCTGATCCGGTAGCCCGACCCTTCGGCCAGGGCGCGCCGCTCGCCGGTGGCGGTGTCGAAGAGCGTCGTCCGGAACGGCTGGTCGTGGCTCGCCCGGTAGTAGGACAGGAACCTGGTGCCGCTGTCGTCGGACCTCACCGAGCCGGGGTACCGCCAGCAGCCGCGCGCCCAATCGGTGCACTCCTCCAGCAACTCGGTCGTGCCGGCGTGGATGTCGTGGCGGTTGAGCCTGGTCTCCCCGTACTCGCCGAGGTCGGCCCAGGTCAGCCTGCGGCCGTCGGCGGACAGGGCGATCGACTCGATGAACCACCGCCACGGCAGGGTCGTCACGCGTCGGACGCCGGACGCCAGGTCGCGGTAGAACAGGGACGGCGTCTCGGTGTCGCCGCTGGAGTAGGCGAAGGTGGTGCCGTCCGCTCCGATCGCGGCATAGCGCCAGTCGGCCACCTGCGGGCTGCCGTCCTCCTTGACGCTCACCAGGAACGTCTCACCGGACCTCAGGTCCTTGCGCACCAGGTACATGCCGAGGTTGTACGGCGTCCGGTAGCGCTCGGGGACCATGTTGCTGTGCGTGCGCACCGTGAAAAGCGCATACCGGTTGTCGTTGGACAGCGCGATGAAACCCGCCTCCTGCGAACCCGCGGATTCGCCGACGCCGGTGCTGTCGGTGTCGATCCGGGCGAACCGCTGTCCCGCGTCGGCGGTGTGCGGCGATGCGGCGGCGGCCGGCGCGACGCTTGCCGACGCGATTCCCACCGCGACCGCCGCCACTGCCACGAGGATTTTCCGCAAACTTTTCATCGCGCCTCCTCCGGAGTCGGATCGTGCCTGAAATCGTGCCAGGATTCGACGTCCCGAAAGGGCACACTTACCGACCGGAAACACCCTGCGAACCCGGATGGGAGCAGCACTGCCGACGTTCAGGGCAGTGCGCCGACACCATTCGCGTCAAAGCGATCACCGGGCCGGTGCGCGGGTCAGGCCGGGGTGATCACGGCGGCCAGCAGCGCCCGCAGGTCGTCGACGGAGGCGGCCATGCTCACCCGGCACGCCTCGTTGAACGCGGTCGGGTCGAGGTCGTGGAAGGCGACCCGCCACCCCGCTTCCCGCGCCAACTGGCGGAAGAAGGCCCGCTGCGTGCGCCCGTTGCCCTCCCGGAACGGGTGCAGCGCGTTGACCTCGGCGAAGTAGTGGGTGAACCGGTCCAGGAACGGCTCGCGGGCCACGTCCCGGAGGAACCGCTCCTTGCGCAGCTCCTCGAACAGCCACGCGCCGTAGGGCTCGATCTGCCGCCAGGCGGCGAACATCGCCGACCGGCGGATGTCGACCCGCCGCAGGTCGCCGGCCCACTCGTAGAAGTCGCCGAAGATGTGGCGGTGGAACGCCTGGAGGTGCGCCAGGTCGTACAGGCCGGGCAGGGGCTGCACCGCGAGCTGCTCGACGCGCAGGGTGCTCAGCCGGGTCTCGGCCGCGTCGCACGCGGACTTGTCGGTCAGGCCGAAGCGGTTGCGGAGCACACCGGTGACGGGGTCCGCGTACGGGTCCTCGAAGGTCACGACCGCCGCAGGGCCTCGATCTCCCTGGCGATCGCCTCGTCCATCGACAGCTCGCCCGCCGCGACCGACCGCAGCGTGGCCACCAGGTCGTCCGGCACGTCGCGCCCCTCCAGGCGGGCGCTCCCGACCGCCTCCGCGACCGCCTCGTCGCCGTCGCTGGTCAACCGGCGGAAGTAGCGGGCCATCACCTCGTTGGACAGCGGGGCGCTGCTCGGCTCCGACTCCGCCAGGCCGCCGCGCGCGGCCCGCCACGGCTCCTCGTCGTGGGCCATGTCGCTCAACTCGTGCCGGCTGAACTTGCCGTACCGCTCGACCACGTCCCGCACGACCGAGCGCTCCCGCTCCGACAGCCCGCGCGGGTCGCCCTCCTGCCACGAACAGACCTCGGTCCGGCCGCGGTGGCGGTGGTAGACCTCCGGCACTACCGGACCCCGCCGCCACGCCTCGATCCGGGCGGCGAACATCGGCTCGTCGTACCGGGCCAGGTGCCACGCCTGCGCGTAGTACAGCAGCTTCTGCAACTTCATCGGCGATTCCGGCCCGGTCGCGTCCAGCACCGCCGCGGCCACGTCGTGCACGTCCGCCATACCCGCTCCATTACCGCTGACCTGCGAAAACCCGTGACACCCAGGATACCGGAACCCGGCCGGGAAGTCAGTCGGTCCGCCAACCCAGGCGGCCGTCGGTGGTGACGAGCGGTTCGCAGTGGCCGAGCCTGCCCCGGTGCTCCAGCACCGTCGCGACCTGGTCGAGCATCTCGTCCAGGCTGGTCCACTCGGGCTTGAGCATCTCGCCGCGCTCGCGGTCCCACTCGACCACGCAGCCGCAGAGCACACCGGGGCGCAGGTCGACGGCCAGCGCGTCGCCGCAGCCGTCGAAGGCGATCGGCAGCCACCTCGGGTGGAACCCGGACGTGGGCGTGCCCGCCTCGGAGTCGAGGTCCGCCGGCCAGAACCGCTCCTTGAGCCGCCACGACCGCAGGGCGTTCGACGGGCCCAGCGGCGTGTAGAACGGCGGCAGCACCTCCGCGAACGCCAAGTCGGCGGTGCCGCCGCAGACGGCCCACCACGTGCGGAGGTCGTCGGGCGGCTCCAGCCCGCTCGCGTGCGCCAGCGCCTCGACCGCCGCCCGGTCCTCACTGGGTACGAAGGCCGAGCCGGTCGAGGGGGCGTGGTCCTGGAGCCACGCCACGATCCGTGCCCAATGGCGCAGAACACCCACGCCTCCATGATCACCCGGCGCGGGCGCTCGCGGTACCGCCCATCAGGGGAGGATCTGCGGCAAAGCCCGCACGTCCGGGCCGCCGATGGGGCAGGATCGCCGGAGTCAGGGCACCAGAGGGGGAATGCGGTGGAACGGGGTTTCGGCGTCGACCTCGCCGCGCTGTCGACCTACAGCGGCACGGCGTCCGGTCTCGCCGGCGAGGTGGGCGCGGTCGGCACGTCGACGTTGGCCGGCACCACGTCGCTCGCGGCGGGCAGTTTCGGTCGGCTCGGCGACGAGGTCGGGCTGGGCGCGGCGTTCCAGCAGGCGGCGCAGGCCCAAGTGGACGGAGTCGCGGCGGCTTCCGCCGGGCTGTCGGCGTTCGCCTCGGCCGTGTCGAGGGCGGGCGCGGCCTACGCGGAGCAGGAGGCGCAGCACGGCGCCGACTTCAACCGGGCGTACCGGGTCTAGCGATGGACGTCGCGGGATTCCTGGCCGGCCTCGTCCGGCCGATGAAGGACGACCTGGCCCAGCTGGAGGGCGACACCGGCGGCGCGACGAGCGCGGCGGACGCCTTCGGGCGGGCCTCCTCGGCGCTGACCGGGATCGACGGTCGGCACACCGGCGCGGCCAACGCGGCGCTCGGCACCTGGTACGGCGAGCGCGCGAACGCGTTCCAGCAGCGCGTGGCGGCCTTCTCCGGCGGGGTGGCGACGCTGGCGCGCAACGCGACCACCACCCAGAGCGCCGCGACGACCGCCGTGGGCGCGGTCGAGGGCGGGCGCAAAGCCATCCAGGGCCTGATCGACGACTTCACCGGGTGGGCGGAGCCCCGGCTGGCCGCCGCGGTCGCGGCGGGCGTGTTCGGCGGTCCCGGCGCGGTGCTCGCGGTCGCCGCCGACGTCACCGCCAAGGCGCGCGAGTACGAGGACCGGTCGCGGCGGGAGCTGGACAAGGTCCGCACCGAGCTGACGGCCGTCGTGGCGCGGCTGAAGGGCTTGGAGAAGCCCGACTTCGCGGGTCTCGGCGACCCGCTGGGCGACGATTCCGGTGGCACCACGTCGACTTCGAGCGCCGGCGACGACGGCAGGCGCGATCCCTCGTCGCCCGGCGGGCCCGGCGGCGGTGGCGGCGGTTCCGGCTCCGGTGGCGGCGGTTCCGGTGGCGGCGGCGGTGGTTCGGGCGGCGGTTCGGGCGGCGGGGGTGGCGGCGCTTCCGGGCCCCGGCTGCCGGTCGCGATCCCGCCCCAGCCGGGCACCGGCGTCGGCGTGAACCTGCCGGACGGCAGCACGGCGGAAGCGCCCAACGAGACCGCCGCGCGTGCCGTGCGCAACGCGCTGTCCGCCCTGGGCACCCCGTACGTGTGGGGTGGCGCGAACCCGCCGCAGGGCACGGACTGCTCCGGCCTCACGCAGTGGGCGTACAAGGGCGCGGGGTTCGACATCCCGCGACCGGCGTCGTCGCAGGCGATGGGCGCGTCCGTGCCGCCAAACCAGTTGCTGCCCGGCGACCTCGTGGTGTGGGACGGGCACGTGGCGATGGTGATCGGCAACGGGCAGATGGTGGAGGCGGGCGACCCGGTCCA
Coding sequences:
- a CDS encoding type II toxin-antitoxin system antitoxin SocA domain-containing protein; the encoded protein is MADVHDVAAAVLDATGPESPMKLQKLLYYAQAWHLARYDEPMFAARIEAWRRGPVVPEVYHRHRGRTEVCSWQEGDPRGLSERERSVVRDVVERYGKFSRHELSDMAHDEEPWRAARGGLAESEPSSAPLSNEVMARYFRRLTSDGDEAVAEAVGSARLEGRDVPDDLVATLRSVAAGELSMDEAIAREIEALRRS
- a CDS encoding Fic/DOC family protein translates to MTFEDPYADPVTGVLRNRFGLTDKSACDAAETRLSTLRVEQLAVQPLPGLYDLAHLQAFHRHIFGDFYEWAGDLRRVDIRRSAMFAAWRQIEPYGAWLFEELRKERFLRDVAREPFLDRFTHYFAEVNALHPFREGNGRTQRAFFRQLAREAGWRVAFHDLDPTAFNEACRVSMAASVDDLRALLAAVITPA
- a CDS encoding SMI1/KNR4 family protein, which produces MGVLRHWARIVAWLQDHAPSTGSAFVPSEDRAAVEALAHASGLEPPDDLRTWWAVCGGTADLAFAEVLPPFYTPLGPSNALRSWRLKERFWPADLDSEAGTPTSGFHPRWLPIAFDGCGDALAVDLRPGVLCGCVVEWDRERGEMLKPEWTSLDEMLDQVATVLEHRGRLGHCEPLVTTDGRLGWRTD
- a CDS encoding C40 family peptidase → MDVAGFLAGLVRPMKDDLAQLEGDTGGATSAADAFGRASSALTGIDGRHTGAANAALGTWYGERANAFQQRVAAFSGGVATLARNATTTQSAATTAVGAVEGGRKAIQGLIDDFTGWAEPRLAAAVAAGVFGGPGAVLAVAADVTAKAREYEDRSRRELDKVRTELTAVVARLKGLEKPDFAGLGDPLGDDSGGTTSTSSAGDDGRRDPSSPGGPGGGGGGSGSGGGGSGGGGGGSGGGSGGGGGGASGPRLPVAIPPQPGTGVGVNLPDGSTAEAPNETAARAVRNALSALGTPYVWGGANPPQGTDCSGLTQWAYKGAGFDIPRPASSQAMGASVPPNQLLPGDLVVWDGHVAMVIGNGQMVEAGDPVQVNPIRTDNIGMGFMGFYRPTG